The genome window GCGCCGACATCCACAGCAACCGAATCGCGACGCGCACGGTGTATCACGCTGCGGACGGATTTCTCGATCAGCATGTCGCTGGCCTGCGCGATTTCTACGGCGCTCGCCGCAACGTTCTCCTGGAAGGTCTGCAGGCCTCCATGCCGTCAGAGATCGAATGGAACGTTCCCGGCGGCGGCTTTTTCCTCTGGATTCGCCTGCCAGAAAACGTATCGGCCAATCAATTGCTGATCACCGCCGCCCAACACGATGTGGCGTATCTGCCAGGTTCCTGGTTCTATCCGTTGGGAGACGTCCAATACAACGAGCTTCGGCTGAGTTTCTCGTCCCTGCCAGTCGATCGCATTCGGCTGGGCGCGCAGCGGCTCGGAGAAGCGGCGCATGACTTTCTTCGCAATGAAGAGTGCAACTGAACGCGTTTGAGAAACGTGTCCTGAGTCAGGTGGTGATCGGATCGCACAAAGATGGGACGCCCGCGCTGCGATGGCAGCGTCGTGGCGCCCCTCGTTTGGTTGCAGTCGGTGCTCGGAGACGCGGCGCTAGAAAACGATCAAGCTCCGCACGTCGTGCCCTTCGAGCTTCTTGCGCCCATTGAGCTCGCTGAGCTCGATGAGCACGCACACCCCGACGAGTTCCGCGTCGAGACGCTCGACCAGGTTGATCGCGGCCCGAATGGTGCCGCCGGTTGCCAGCAGGTCATCCACGATGACCACGCGCTGACCGGGCTTGATGGCGTCGGAATGGATCTCGACCGTGTTGACGCCGTATTCCAGCTCGTAGTCTTCCTGCAGGGTATTGCCAGGGAGCCGACCCACCTTGCGCACGGTCACCAGGCCGGCGCCGAGGGTATATGCCATCGGAGCGCCAAAGACGAATCCGCGGCTCTCGATCGAAACAATGTGATCGACCGACTCATAGGGCGCTGCCATCAGATCGACCGCCGCCTTGAAATACGGACCGTCTGCTATCAGCGGTGTGATGTCCCGATAGAGAATGCCGGGTTTCGGGAAGTTCGGAATCGAGCGAATCTTCGCTTCCAGATCGTCGATCGTTGGCGTTCCGCCCTGGCTCATTGATTTCCCTCGATAGTGCGAAATCGTCCACGCCTCACCGCGCGGATTTGGGAGTGTAGCCCAGGACAGGATGGCTTGGGGCGCACCTTCGTCGCACCGCCTCGCGCGACGCTCCTCAACTACACCCCGGAAGCTCATGAAACTCGATCAGCCGATCTCCGCTTCTGCCGCTTCGAGCACGATGATAGTGGCTGCATGCCGAATCGTGCTGAGTCGCTGGGTCGCGATCAGGTCGGTGTGCCCCTCGATCTCATGTTCGAAGGCAGAGAAGCTGCCGTCGACGATCGCGAGCTGCACGGCCGCGCGGACAGAGGGCCGGATTCCTTGCCAACGTGCCATCCCGGTGGTACCGTCGGTGCGCCCCGGCTGCGCGGTGGAGCGCACAGGGCACGTTCGTCGAACTAGAGGTCAGGGTCCATGGCGTTTCCAATCAAACGGCGCACCATTGTGCGAGGAGTCGCGGCGCTGCCATTTGCGCTGCTTTCGGTCAGATACAAGATCAAGCGCGCCCTCGCGCAGGACGACGTCACTCCCGCTGATATCACCCAGCTGACCGTGCTGGCGGCAGGGCTCGATTCGCGCGAACCGGACCAGCCGGAAAACGCTGACGTTTTCATGATCGCCAGGA of Thermomicrobiales bacterium contains these proteins:
- a CDS encoding adenine phosphoribosyltransferase, whose translation is MSQGGTPTIDDLEAKIRSIPNFPKPGILYRDITPLIADGPYFKAAVDLMAAPYESVDHIVSIESRGFVFGAPMAYTLGAGLVTVRKVGRLPGNTLQEDYELEYGVNTVEIHSDAIKPGQRVVIVDDLLATGGTIRAAINLVERLDAELVGVCVLIELSELNGRKKLEGHDVRSLIVF